The following nucleotide sequence is from Halorussus caseinilyticus.
ATCCGCCGCTCGCGGCCGTATTACGGCCACGAGCGGCGGATATTCGGTCGGAAGTCGCCGTCTCGCCGACGGCGGTGGCGATGGGGGAGGGGAATAGAAATATTTCTCAAAGCAATGAAAATCAGTCTTAGGAATGGGTTATCATGTCCCGTTCCGGGGGTCGGAACACCTGCCGTGACGGATTCGCCGGGAAGACTATCAGAACCGACGCCGTATCGAAGTCGTCTCCATGAACGACGACAGTCTCGACCGGACCGACACGGGTATCCTCTACTTGCTTCAGCGAGACGCCCGGAGTACGGCCACCGAGGAAATCGGAGAGAAAGTCGGGGTGGCCGCCAGCACCGTGGCGACCCGGATACGGGACCTCGAAACTGCGGGCGTCGTCACCGACTACAAACCGACGAGGAAAACCTCCTCGTGGAACTGGTGAGTACCTCCCAAAACGAGACCGAGCGACGAATCGACCGACTGACCGACTGCGGCGTCGATGTCGTGCGGACCGAGTTCCTCACCCGGGAGTTGTCCCGCCCGTTCGCGCACTTCGGCGAACAGTTCACCGACGACGCCTGAGTTGATTCCGCGGACGGAATCCGGAAATCAGTCGCTCGGCGGGAAACCGAACCGCGAAGCGCCGCCGTTCGGCCGAATCATTGGCCTGCGACACTTTTTAGCCGGTCGCGTCGTCACAAACAGTGTATGCCAACTTCGCGGACCGCTCTCAGCGACGACCGGAGCGTCAGCACTGCAGTCGTAGACGCGGTGGCGGACGCCGAGGGGGTCGCTCCGACCGAACTGACGCCGCCACTGTATCGCGCTATCGACCCGAACGCGCTGGACGAACTGTTCGGTTCGACGGTGGCCTCCGCGGAGAACGGACTTCGAATCTCGTTCACCTACAGCGGGTACGAGGTGACCGTCGTTGGGACGGGGAATGTCGTCGTCCGACCGGCGGACGACGCCGAGCGAGACTCCTAACTCACGCGAGCGCAGTCGCTACGCCGTTCGGCAAAAAAGAAATCGAACGTCGAGTGACGCTTACTCCAGTGCCGCGTAGGGGTTCAGCACGCCCGCGCCGTAGTACTTCTTGTCGAAGCCTTCGGGCACGTTCGCGGTGTTTTTGAGCTTCTGGCGGACCTCGTTCGCGTTGAGACCGGGGTTCTGACTCCGGACGAGTGCGACTGCGCCTGCGACCTGCGGCGCGGCCATCGAGGTGCCCGCGAGCCACGAGTAGGTGTAGTTCGCGCCGAGGTAGTTCCCGTCGGCGTCGAACTGGGGTTCGGCGAGCGTGTTGAACACCATGTCGTAGTACCAGCCGGCCGGGAAGTTGGCGTCGTAGTTGCCACCGGGAGCGGCCACGTCGATGGCGTTCGTGCCGTAGTTGGTGTACTTCGCGGGTGTGCCGGTCGGGGACTCCAGACCGTCGCCGCCGTGGTTGAAGCCGACGGGTCCGGTCGCGGAGACCGAAACCACGTTGGACGCCTCGTTCGGGAGACTGACGACGTTGCCGTCGTGCTGGAGGTCCGCGGCGTCGTTGCCCGCCGCGATGACGAGAACCGTGCCCTGTCTGCGGACGTAACTCGTCGTCCGGTTGAGGACCTTGCCGTAGAACTCGCCCTGAGCCTTCCGCGTGACCGGGTAGGCACCGAGGCTGAGGTTCGCGGCGTCACAGTCGACGCGTGCGCTGTAGACCATCGCGGCCACGATGTCGGCGAACGACGCGAGTTCGCTCGGCGAGAAGACGCGGCAGTCCACGACTTCCGTGCCGGGCGCAGAGCCGACGGTACCGAAGTCGTTCTGGTCGTCGGCCGCGACGATGCCCGCGACGTGCGTACCGTGGTACCCGCCGTAGGGAGCGCCAGCGCCGTAGCCGTCGCCAGTGAAGTCCCGCGAGAGGTCGGTGTTCACCGCGTGCTGGAGGTCGGGGTGGCCCGCCGCGACGCCCGTGTCGATGACCGCCACGCGGGTACCCTCACCGCGGGTGATTTCGTGCGCCTCGGGGATGTTCTGGGACTGCTTGTCCCACTGAATCGGGTAGAACGGCTCGTCTGACGACTCGTTGGACGTGATGGGTGCCTCCGTTTCGAGAGGCAGGTCGAGTGAGTATCGACTGTCCGCGGCGAAGTCGGCACCGAGCGACTGCACGTCGGACTCGGCACCTTCCACGACCAGCATGTCGATTTCGGGCAGGTCGTGAGCCACGTCGAGACCCGCCGCCTCCGCGTCGGACTTCGAGGTCTGCTTGCTGTCCACGAGGAATCGCTCGCTGGACGCCGCCGCCGTCACCGTACTGCCGACCGCGATGCCGCCGAGTGCTGTGCCACTGAGCTTGAGGAACGACCGTCGGTTGTAACCGGCCATAAGAGTTTTACAATGGTTGTTACCTTATAACATCTTTGGTATTGGCTTGCATTACCGAATGTTTATATAAATATTACCTTATATGCTAATAGAAACTACACGAATAAAATGGTCGCGCGACCCGAGCCGTCGGCGACAGGCTTTTCCGGATTTCATCGCCATGCTTATTCGATGGTGGAACTCACGACGCTCGCTCGGGTCGTCGGCGGACTCGGTCTCCTGTTCGGGAACGCCTACTTCGTGACTATCGAGTTCGCCATGACTCGCGTCCGGCAGTTCACCGAAGGCGAGTTCGAGGGGTCGCTCGGTCTCGAACGCGCGTGGGAGATGACCGACAGACTCGAAATCTACCTCTCGGGGTGTCAACTCGGGATAACGATTTGTAGCGTGGGACTGGGCGTCGTGGCCGAACCCGCCCTCGCGCGCCTGCTGACGCCCGTCGTCGAACTGACCGGCGTGGGTTCCCACGCGCTGGCCGCTATCGTCGCGCTCGCAATCATCAACCTCCTGCACGTCGTGGTCGGCGAGCAGGCACCCACCTATCTCGGCATCGAGCGAACCAAGTTCGTCGCCAAATACGGGTCCGCCCCGCTCTACTACTGGACCAAAGTCATGTCGCCGGTCATCGTCCTCGCGGACAAGACCGCCAAGTGGTTGCTCTCGCTGTTCGGCGTCGAAATCACCCGTTCGTGGACCGAGGCCGAAACCGAGGAGGGCGGCGCGCGCGAGGTGTCGAGTCGCGGCGACGCCCGGCGCGAGATGGGCGACATCCTCAGTCGGGTCGGACTCGAAGAGGAACGCGAAGAGGAGGTGCTGGCGGCCCTCGACATCGGGACGATTGCGGTCCACGACATCATGGTCCCGCGCGAAGAAATCGTCGCGCTCTCGACCGAAGACGACTTCGAGGCGAACCTCCGGAAGATGCAGGAGCGCCCGCACGTCAGGTTTCCGCTGGTGGGCGAGACGCTGGACGACTTCCTCGGCATCGTCTACACGCCGCCGCTGGTCGGCCGCGAGGACGAACTCGCCGACGGGTCGCTGACGTGGGAAGGGGTAGCGGCCGACCCCGTGACGGTCGATGCCGACCTCCCGGTGAGCGAGGCCATCGACCGATTTCAGGCGGAAGGCCAAGAACTCGCGCTGGTCGTCCGTGACGGCGAAGTCGTCGGGATGGTCACGTCCACCGACACGTTCGAAGCGATGATGGGCGAACTCGAAGACCCCTTCGACCGAAACGAGTTTCCCGACGCCCGGTCGTGAACAGGCCCGTCAGCCCTGAACGGTGCCGGTCGCCAAGTCCTTCAGTTTGCCTTCGACGGTGTAACTCGGCGTCTCGACTTCGATGGTCGAGTCGGGACCCACCTCGTGGAACTTGAGGTGAAGTTCGTAGCTTCCGTCGTCGGTGATGTCGGTCGATTCGACCTGTTCGGACGGCCGGTGGCGCGCCCACGCGTTCCGTCCGGCGAGGGCGGCGTCGGTCTCCCCGCTGACGACCCAATTTTTCGGCTTGTTGCTCACGTCGTTGCCCCGCATCGGGTAGCCCCGCTTGTGCCACTCCCAGAAGCCCTCGTCGATGACGTAGACGTTCTGGTAGCCCTCGTTGATGAGTTGGGACGCGCGGATTGACGAGAGGTGGTGAGGACACCCGCAGTAACAGACGATGCGGTCGTCCTTCGGCCAGTCCATCACGGGGTCGGCCGACGAGCGTCGGTCCGGGGCGGCCTGACTCAGGACCGCGCCGTAGACGTGCGAGGCCTTGTACGAGCGCTCGCCGCGAGCGTCGGCGATGCGAGCCTCGCCGCGCTTGTACCAGTAGTGAACCACGTCGATGGGCGCGAGGGGGACTTTCACGCCGTTCTCCGTGACCGTGCCGAACGACGAGGTATCGACGGTGCGCTTCTCCGGAACTTCGCCGAACTCCGGCGGATAGCCGTCCACGTCGCCGTCGGTCGGCGTCACGGCGAGGTCGCTTCCGCCTCCGCCGAGGCATCCGGCGACTGCCGAGAGGGAGACCGCACTGCTCGTCAGGAACGTTCGACGTTTCATCTATGCCCACCTATAGCAAACCACGAGCTATTAATTTTATCATCAGTTCTTTCGCATACAGATTCCGGAAAATCAGCGAGCGCGCGGTCCGAACTATTCGACCGAAATCTCCCGGTCGCAAAAGCCCCGGAGCCGGGAGTACGTCTCGTCGGTGACTGCATCCCGAACCGTGCAGTACGCGCCGCAGGCGTCTTTCTCGCGGGCGTTCGACACCACCGAGTCGAAGAGTCGAAAGACCTTCTCCTCGCGACCGTACATCAACAGGACGTTCACGTTGTCCACGACGACCCACCCGCCGGGCATGACGTACTGCATCGCCTTCGAGAGGCGGATGCTGATGCCCGTCAGGTCGCTGGGGTCCACCGGGTCGGTCGTCCAGAGCGGACCGTCGTACTCGGTCGGCGACCCCGTGACGGGGACGACCCCGACCTTCTCGGGGTCGCCGCCGCGACGTTCGACCAGCGACTCGACCTTCTCCGGCGAGGCGGTCGCCGACAGCACTAGCAGGTTCTCGAACGCGTCGTCTGGCAGAACCGACAGGGGCGACCCCATCGACGGCACCGACACCAGCGCCTGTTCGCCGGGCGTGAGGGAGAAGCCGCGGCCGTCAGTCGTCCCCGGCACTCTCGAACCCTCCGGCGGTGTCGGCGACTCCAGTCGTCTCCACGTCGCCACCGTCGAGTCGGACGAACGGCCGGGCGAACTGCCAGACGCCCGCCGCGGCCAGAAGCGCGGCCGCGAGGTCCAGCGCCGACGAGACCAGCGTCATGCCGAACGGGACGGACGCGACGTAGGAAACCGTCAGCGTGAGGAACGCACCGGCGAGCAAGAGCAGGCCCCGCGTGTGCGCGACGTTGCGGGCGTACGCGACGACCGGGTAGACCAGTAGCGCACTCGTGATGACCAGCATCGTCGTCTGTGCGATGAAGACGAACGAGAGGAGGTCGCTCATCGGAGTCATACTTTCCTCCGCTCGGTCAGCAAGACGAGAACGTGCGCGGCCGAGACGAGCGCACCGATAGTCGCCACCGCCGACGCCACGATGTCGTAGACCGGCGGCACGGAGACGCCGATGACGACGTTCGCGTTGAGTGCGACGTACGCGAGCAAGACTACGGGTACCGGACGCAGGACCGAACCGAACGGCGCGTCCCGAAACCCGCGGGCCGCGATGACCGCGACCGGAAGCGTCCCCGCGAGGACGAGTGTGGTCGCCAGCGACAGTATGCGTTCGAGTGACATTCGGCCCGGAATTTTCGCTCCCGGAGTAAATAACCCGGCGTTGATTCCGAACGGTGTTCATCGACCGCTGACGGCGGGCGAGTCACCGTCGCGCTCGCACGCGAGGCGGTCGCACCCGCACGCGAGGCGGCGGGCATTTCCGGCGACGACTGGGAACGCTTCGCTAGCCTCTAAGCAATAATTTTCATACTTTAAGCAATCTAGAAATTTTCCTTGGACTGTTTTACGTTTTTCTGGGGCGTCAGTAGGTGTCTCCATGCCGAATCCGTCGCCCGCAGTTGCGGGCGACGGACTCGGCCCGTGTTCGACGGACTCGGCCCGTGTTCGACGCGCGAAGTCGCCCGCGCTGGCGGTCGCCTACCCCTCCCACTCGCTCTCCAGCACGCCGAAGTACCGCATATCGACGTACTCGCCGCCGGTAAACGCCTCGTCGCGGTGGATGCCCTCCTCTTCGAAGCCCAACTTCTCCCAGATGCGCGCCGACGCCTCGTTGGTGGCCAGAACGCGGGCCTGAACCCGGTGCATCCGGAGTTCGCGGAAGGCGTAGTCGGTCACGAGTCGGGACGCTTCGGTACCGTAGCCCCGACCGTGGTACTCGGTAGCGAGCCAGATACCGACTTCGCAGTGGCCCGACCGCTGGTCCACGTCGTGGAGACCGACGGTGCCGGTTATCTCCCCGTCGGCGTAGATGGCGAGATGCACGTCGTCCTCGGCCGAGATGCGTTCCTCGAAGTACTCGCGCTCCTGTTCGGCGTTGATGGGGTACGCGGTCGTCAGACCCTCGCGCACGTCGGGGTCGTTGATGGCGTCTCGGAGGAAGTCGAGGTCGTCCTCTTCGATGGTCCGGAGTGTCACGTCGTCGCCCCGGAGGAACACTGCGCCGGGCATGGGTGAGGGTACTCCGACGACGCCGATAAAGAATCGGGTGGTTTGGTACCGGTTGTCGTTCTGGTGTGAGAGTATCGTCGTCGGGGGCGTGAGTTCGCGAGAGAGCTAGCTTCAGGCTTGAACCAATCATACCGCAACCGCACCGCACCGCGACCGCGGACCACACGCCTCCCCAACCGATTCCTTCGCTCCCTCCGGTCGCTCAGTCATCCCTCGCACGACGTTGGCGCGGCCACTTGCGGGCCGCGCCAGCGCGCGCCGGGTCGGTGAGTTCCGTGGCGCAGGAACCCGAACAGTCGTCTCTCGCGCACGGACTCGTTTATCTCGCGCACGAATCGCTTTACGCCTCCGCGACGAACACCCCGATATGCGCACGGCAGTCCTGAGCGAACCCGGCCGACTCGCAGTCGAGGACCGGCCCCGGCCCGACCCCGCGCCCGACGAGGTGCTGGTCGCCGTCGGCGAAGTCGGCATCTGCGGGTCCGACGTTCACTACTACGAACACGGTCGAATCGGCGACTACGTGGTCGAAGACCCCCTGATTCTGGGTCACGAGAGCGCGGGCGAGGTGGTCGAAGTCGGCGAGGCGGTGGCCGACCTCGAACCCGGCGACAGGGTGGCGCTCGAACCCGGCGTCCCCTGTCGCCGGTGCGACCACTGCAAGCGCGGCGAGTACAACCTCTGCCCGGACGTGACCTTCATGGCGACTCCGCCCGACGACGGCGCGTTCGCCGAGTACGTCGCGTGGCCCGCCGACTTCGCCTACCGCCTCTCCGAGTCGGTCTCGACCCGCGAGGGCGCGCTCTGTGAACCCCTCAGCGTCGGCATCCACGTCGCGCGTCGCGGTGAGGTCGGCGTCGGCGACTCCGTGCTAATCACCGGAGCGGGACCAATCGGCCTGCTGGCGATGGAGGCCGCGCGCGCCGCGGGAGCGACCGAAATCTACGTCTCGGACGTGGTGGACACCAAACTCCGCCGGGCCGCCGACCGGGGCGCGGACGCGACCATCGACCCCCGCGAGGAGAACCTCGGGAGCGCAGTCGCCGACCTGACCGACGGCGCGGGCGCTGACGTGGTACTCGAAGCCTCGGGCGCGGAGTCGGCCATCACGGGGTCGCTCGACGCGGTTCGGCGCGGCGGCACCGTGGTCTTCGTCGGACTCGCGGACGAGGCCGAAGTCCCACTCGACGTACTCGACATCGTGGACGACGAACTCGACGTTCGCGGGTCGTTTCGCTACCGTAACACCTACCCGACCGCAATCGAACTGCTCGCGGACGGCGCGGTGGACGCGGCGGGCATCGTGGACTTCGAAGCTCCCCTCGACGAGGTGGACGACGCCTTCCGGCGCGCGATGGACCCGGAAACCGTGAAGGGGATGGTGACGCTCGGCGACTGAGACCTCAGAATCGCGGCGGGTTCTTCTCCGGTTGCTGGTAGACTTCCGTCGTGTGGTTGCCACACGACTGGCATTCGAGGGTCTCGCGGATGTACACCCGACTCGACTTCTCGGAGTCGCGCCGAATCGGTCGCTTCGAGACTCGCTCCTTCGAGAACGGGGTGTCGCACTCGTTACACGCCGTGTCGTCCCGGACGGCGTAGTAGCCGACGCCGAATCCGAACAGGAAGACGCCGCTCAGGACGCTCCACGGCGGGAGTCCGGCCCACTCGCTGGGTTCGAAGACGAACGCGTAGAACTGCCGAACCAAGACGAGCAGTCCGACCGCGGCCGACCCGCCGAACAGGACGAACCGGCGGCCGACGAGCCGGTGAAAGAACCCGTAGAACGAGACCCACGGCCCGTACCTCGGGAGCGCATCTTCACTGCTCTCGTCTTCTTCGAGGTCGGTTTCGGTGGGAGTCTCGCTGATATTACTGCTCACGGAGCGACTGCCTCTGAGCAACAATTACCATACTACTGACTTATATTTTATCCATATTTTACGGGATAGAGACAGGTAAAATGGCTACGCTTCGTCGCCCTCGGATTCGGTCCCGTCGCCGGGAGCGGACGCCGAGTCGCCGATGATTGCCTCCACGTCGGCGTGGTCGTGAAGCAGGTCCCGCATCGTCTCGACCGTCTCGGCGTCTCGGGTCCGACCGCTCCGAACCACGTCTTCGGCGCGCTCTATCGTCGTCAGCGTGTCCGACTGGACCAACAGGACGGGGACGCCTTTCTCCTCGGCTTTACCGACGACGGCCCCCGGCGGCCGGAACCCGCCGGTCAGAATCAGGCACTTGACGCCCGGCGCTTCCAGCGCGACTCGCTGGAGGTCCGGCCGGTCGCCGCCGGTGATGAGCGCCGCGTCCTTCGTCCGGCGGAGGTGCCGAAGCGCCGAGTCGCCCGACATCGCGCCGACGAGGAACCGCTCCACGAAGGCGTCACCGGGCGCGCTGTTCAACTGTTCGGCCGAGAGTTCCTCGGCGAGGTCCGCGACGGTCACGCCCGCCAACTCCTGTTCGCGCGGGACGACCCCGAGTACCGGGACGCCGCGGTTTTCGAGGAACGGGACCACCTCGGTCTCCAGTCCGTCGAAGTTGCCCTCTTGGACCGCGTTGAACAGCACGCCGAGGAGTCGGTCCTCACCGCCTGCCCGCACGTCGTCGGCGGCGGCCAGCAGGTCGTCCACGTCGCCGCTCTGCTCGTACTTCGAGAGGAGCAGGACCTCGGCGTCGAGGAGTTCGGCCACGTCGGGGTCGGTCAGACCCACGATGCCGCCGGTGGTGAGTTTCCCGCCGCCCTCGACGACCATGAGGTCCTTTCCTTCCGCGAGACTGTCGAAGCTCTCGCGGACCTGCTCGCGGAGTTCGTCGGGGTCCTCGCGGCCCCGAATCGCCTGCTCGACGAACGTCGGCGAGTAGACCACCGGTTCGAGGTTGTGCATCTCTGCGTCCAAGTCGAGCAGTTCCCGCGCGAGCATCGGGTCCTCGTCCAGCGTCTTGCCGACGTTGCTCTGGAGTCGGGTGCCCTTCGGTTTCATGTAGCCGACCGACAGGCCGCGCTCGGCGGCCAACTTTGCCAGCGCGAGCGCGACTGCGGTCTTGCCTGTACTCTCTTCGGTCGCGGTTACGAGTATCGTTTTCATTGTCGTTCCAGTTCGTCGGTGTCTACGGTCAGTCGCACGTCCACGGCCTGTACCCCGTCTGGTCCGGCCACGAGGGGGTTCACGTCGAGTTCCAAGATTGCGGGGAAGTCGGTCACGAGTTGCGAGAGTCGCTGGAGGCTCTCTACGATGGCCTCTCTGTCCGCGGGGTCCCGGCCGCGCGCCCCTCGCAGGAGCGGCGCGGACCGAATCCCCTCGACCATCTCGGTCGCCTCGCGTGCGCTCACGGGCGCGACCCGCGTCTCGGTGTCCTCCAGCACTTCCACGAAGATGCCGCCGAGTCCGAACAGCAGAAGGGGACCGAACTGCGGGTCCCGGTTCATCCCGATGATGGTCTCGGTTCCGGAATCGAGGTCCACCATCTCTTGGACTTGGACCCCGAGGATGTCGGCGTCGGGTTGGTAGTTGCGGGCGCGAGTCACGAGGTCCTCGTAGGCGTCGTACACCTCCTCGTTCGGGACGCCGACCTTCACGCCGCCGATGTCGGACTTGTGGAGGATGTCGGGCGAGACGATTTTCATCACGACTTCGCCCTCGATGTCTTGGGCCGCGGCGACGGCTTCCTCGGGTTTCTCGGCGATGGTACCCTCGGGCGTCGGAATGCCGTAGGCGTCTAACAGACCCATCGCCTCGACCCCGAGTCGGTTGTCGCCGCGGTCGGTCGCGCGCTCCAGAATCTCCCGGGCGCGCTCGCGGTCCACGTCGAACGTCTCGGGGTCCTCGTACTCGCGCTGGCTAATCGTCCGATAGCGCGAGAGGGCGTCGAGGCTCCGCACCGCGCGCGCGGGGTCAAAATAATTAGGGATGCCCGCCTCGCGCAGGACCTCCTTGGCCGACTCGGTTCGCTCGCCGCCCATCAACACCGCGGCGGTCGGCTTTCCGTGTTCGGCCTGCAACTCGGTGACGACTTCGGCGAGTTGGTCGTAGTCGAGGACCGCCGTGGGAGCGGAGAGGACCACAGCACACCCGACGTTCTCGTCGGCCAGCGCGATGTCGAGAGCTTTCTCGAACCGGTCGATGTCGGCGTCCCCGATGGCGTCGATGGGGTTGTAGATGTTTGCCTCGTCGGGCATCGCCTCCGAGAGTTCCGAGAGGGTCTCCTCGGAGAACGACGCCAGCGAGAGGTTCGAGTCGCCCACCGCGTCGGTGGTCATCACGCCCGGACCGCCCGCGTTGGTCACGATGGCAACGTCGTCGGACTCGGGAATCGGTTGGCCCGACAGAATCTGGGCGAAGTCGAACAGCTCTTGGACGTTCTCGACGCGCAGGACGCCCGCCTGTTCGAGTCCGGCCTCGTAGGCCTGTTCGCTCCCGGCGAGGGTGCCGGTGTGCGAGGAGACCGCCTGCGCACCGGCCTCGGTCCGGCCCGACTTGACCATCACGATGGGGGTGTCGTCGGTCACGTCGCGGGCGGCGTCGATGAACTCGCCGCCGTGTTCGACGCCTTCGAGATACCCCAAGATTACGTCGGTGTCGGGGTCGTCGCCCCACGCCTCCACGAAGTCGGTCTCGTCGAGGACGGCCTTGTTCCCCAGCGACACCACGTCCTTGAAGCCGATGCCCTCGTCGTTGGCCCAGTCGAGGACCGCAGTGATGAACGCCCCCGACTGACTCATGAAGGAGATGGACCCGGAAAGTGCGTTCTCGGGGCCGAACGTGGCGTTGAGGCCGGTGGGCGTACTCATCACGCCGAGGCTGTTCGGCCCGACCACGTTGAGGTCGTACTCCTCGGCCACCTCGGTCAGTTCGCGCTCCCGACTCGCGCCCTCGCTCCCGGTCTCGCCGAACCCGGCGGTGATGACCACGACGTTCTCGACGCCGGACTCGCCGCACTGTCGGACCGCCTCGACCGCGATTTTCGGCGGCACGACGACTACCGCGAGGTTCAGTTCGCCCGGCACGTCCGCGATGTCGGGGTAGCACTTCAGCCCCAGCACGTCGTCGTAGTTGGGGTTCACCGGAACCGTCTCGCCCGCGAAGTCCGCCCGCAGGTTCTCCGTAATCGCGCGACCGATTGACCCGTCGCTCTCGGTCGCGCCGATTACGGCGACTCGCTCTGGCGCGAACAGTCCCGACAACCCTCCTGTGTTCTCGTCCACGCTCGGAGGTTCGCCGGATTCGCGCTTAAAAGTGATGTCCCGTTTCAGGACGGTGGGAATCGGGCGCGTCGG
It contains:
- the acs gene encoding acetate--CoA ligase alpha subunit, which codes for MDENTGGLSGLFAPERVAVIGATESDGSIGRAITENLRADFAGETVPVNPNYDDVLGLKCYPDIADVPGELNLAVVVVPPKIAVEAVRQCGESGVENVVVITAGFGETGSEGASRERELTEVAEEYDLNVVGPNSLGVMSTPTGLNATFGPENALSGSISFMSQSGAFITAVLDWANDEGIGFKDVVSLGNKAVLDETDFVEAWGDDPDTDVILGYLEGVEHGGEFIDAARDVTDDTPIVMVKSGRTEAGAQAVSSHTGTLAGSEQAYEAGLEQAGVLRVENVQELFDFAQILSGQPIPESDDVAIVTNAGGPGVMTTDAVGDSNLSLASFSEETLSELSEAMPDEANIYNPIDAIGDADIDRFEKALDIALADENVGCAVVLSAPTAVLDYDQLAEVVTELQAEHGKPTAAVLMGGERTESAKEVLREAGIPNYFDPARAVRSLDALSRYRTISQREYEDPETFDVDRERAREILERATDRGDNRLGVEAMGLLDAYGIPTPEGTIAEKPEEAVAAAQDIEGEVVMKIVSPDILHKSDIGGVKVGVPNEEVYDAYEDLVTRARNYQPDADILGVQVQEMVDLDSGTETIIGMNRDPQFGPLLLFGLGGIFVEVLEDTETRVAPVSAREATEMVEGIRSAPLLRGARGRDPADREAIVESLQRLSQLVTDFPAILELDVNPLVAGPDGVQAVDVRLTVDTDELERQ
- a CDS encoding GNAT family N-acetyltransferase, which translates into the protein MPGAVFLRGDDVTLRTIEEDDLDFLRDAINDPDVREGLTTAYPINAEQEREYFEERISAEDDVHLAIYADGEITGTVGLHDVDQRSGHCEVGIWLATEYHGRGYGTEASRLVTDYAFRELRMHRVQARVLATNEASARIWEKLGFEEEGIHRDEAFTGGEYVDMRYFGVLESEWEG
- a CDS encoding S8 family peptidase; the protein is MAGYNRRSFLKLSGTALGGIAVGSTVTAAASSERFLVDSKQTSKSDAEAAGLDVAHDLPEIDMLVVEGAESDVQSLGADFAADSRYSLDLPLETEAPITSNESSDEPFYPIQWDKQSQNIPEAHEITRGEGTRVAVIDTGVAAGHPDLQHAVNTDLSRDFTGDGYGAGAPYGGYHGTHVAGIVAADDQNDFGTVGSAPGTEVVDCRVFSPSELASFADIVAAMVYSARVDCDAANLSLGAYPVTRKAQGEFYGKVLNRTTSYVRRQGTVLVIAAGNDAADLQHDGNVVSLPNEASNVVSVSATGPVGFNHGGDGLESPTGTPAKYTNYGTNAIDVAAPGGNYDANFPAGWYYDMVFNTLAEPQFDADGNYLGANYTYSWLAGTSMAAPQVAGAVALVRSQNPGLNANEVRQKLKNTANVPEGFDKKYYGAGVLNPYAALE
- a CDS encoding DUF7504 family protein produces the protein MPGTTDGRGFSLTPGEQALVSVPSMGSPLSVLPDDAFENLLVLSATASPEKVESLVERRGGDPEKVGVVPVTGSPTEYDGPLWTTDPVDPSDLTGISIRLSKAMQYVMPGGWVVVDNVNVLLMYGREEKVFRLFDSVVSNAREKDACGAYCTVRDAVTDETYSRLRGFCDREISVE
- a CDS encoding rhodanese-like domain-containing protein codes for the protein MKRRTFLTSSAVSLSAVAGCLGGGGSDLAVTPTDGDVDGYPPEFGEVPEKRTVDTSSFGTVTENGVKVPLAPIDVVHYWYKRGEARIADARGERSYKASHVYGAVLSQAAPDRRSSADPVMDWPKDDRIVCYCGCPHHLSSIRASQLINEGYQNVYVIDEGFWEWHKRGYPMRGNDVSNKPKNWVVSGETDAALAGRNAWARHRPSEQVESTDITDDGSYELHLKFHEVGPDSTIEVETPSYTVEGKLKDLATGTVQG
- a CDS encoding CNNM domain-containing protein: MVELTTLARVVGGLGLLFGNAYFVTIEFAMTRVRQFTEGEFEGSLGLERAWEMTDRLEIYLSGCQLGITICSVGLGVVAEPALARLLTPVVELTGVGSHALAAIVALAIINLLHVVVGEQAPTYLGIERTKFVAKYGSAPLYYWTKVMSPVIVLADKTAKWLLSLFGVEITRSWTEAETEEGGAREVSSRGDARREMGDILSRVGLEEEREEEVLAALDIGTIAVHDIMVPREEIVALSTEDDFEANLRKMQERPHVRFPLVGETLDDFLGIVYTPPLVGREDELADGSLTWEGVAADPVTVDADLPVSEAIDRFQAEGQELALVVRDGEVVGMVTSTDTFEAMMGELEDPFDRNEFPDARS
- a CDS encoding phosphotransacetylase family protein encodes the protein MKTILVTATEESTGKTAVALALAKLAAERGLSVGYMKPKGTRLQSNVGKTLDEDPMLARELLDLDAEMHNLEPVVYSPTFVEQAIRGREDPDELREQVRESFDSLAEGKDLMVVEGGGKLTTGGIVGLTDPDVAELLDAEVLLLSKYEQSGDVDDLLAAADDVRAGGEDRLLGVLFNAVQEGNFDGLETEVVPFLENRGVPVLGVVPREQELAGVTVADLAEELSAEQLNSAPGDAFVERFLVGAMSGDSALRHLRRTKDAALITGGDRPDLQRVALEAPGVKCLILTGGFRPPGAVVGKAEEKGVPVLLVQSDTLTTIERAEDVVRSGRTRDAETVETMRDLLHDHADVEAIIGDSASAPGDGTESEGDEA
- a CDS encoding NAD(P)-dependent alcohol dehydrogenase codes for the protein MRTAVLSEPGRLAVEDRPRPDPAPDEVLVAVGEVGICGSDVHYYEHGRIGDYVVEDPLILGHESAGEVVEVGEAVADLEPGDRVALEPGVPCRRCDHCKRGEYNLCPDVTFMATPPDDGAFAEYVAWPADFAYRLSESVSTREGALCEPLSVGIHVARRGEVGVGDSVLITGAGPIGLLAMEAARAAGATEIYVSDVVDTKLRRAADRGADATIDPREENLGSAVADLTDGAGADVVLEASGAESAITGSLDAVRRGGTVVFVGLADEAEVPLDVLDIVDDELDVRGSFRYRNTYPTAIELLADGAVDAAGIVDFEAPLDEVDDAFRRAMDPETVKGMVTLGD
- a CDS encoding HalOD1 output domain-containing protein, encoding MPTSRTALSDDRSVSTAVVDAVADAEGVAPTELTPPLYRAIDPNALDELFGSTVASAENGLRISFTYSGYEVTVVGTGNVVVRPADDAERDS
- a CDS encoding Lrp/AsnC family transcriptional regulator produces the protein MNDDSLDRTDTGILYLLQRDARSTATEEIGEKVGVAASTVATRIRDLETAGVVTDYKPTRKTSSWNW